A section of the Pseudomonas sp. FP453 genome encodes:
- a CDS encoding amidohydrolase family protein, protein MKYDTLIRQALIIDGSNTPGYLADVGLRAGRIAAIGDLSAATAEHEVDASGRVLAPGFIDVHTHDDTVVIRQPQMLPKLSQGVTTVIVGNCGISASPVSLRSDPPDPMNLLGSASAFVYPRFSDYRAAVERAHPAVNVAALIGHTALRSNHMDDLHRTATPDEIAAMRVQLQESLEAGALGLSTGLAYASAFNAETDEVLQLTEELTAFGAVYTTHLRSEFEPVLEAMDEAFLIGRHAKVPVIISHLKCAGAGNWGRSPQLLAALELAAKTHPVGCDCYPYAASSSTLDLKQVTDAFRITITWSTPHPELGGRDLQDIAAEWDVSLMDAARRLQPAGAVYYGMDEADVRRILAHPLSMVGSDGLPEDPFPHPRLWGAFPRVLGHFSRDVGLFPLHTAVHKMTGLSAARFGLAERGEIREGHWADLVLFDPMRVRDVADFKDPQRAAEGIDGVWINGVLSYCDGQANGQRPGRFLARSGDLRKGFSSL, encoded by the coding sequence ATGAAGTACGACACGTTGATTCGCCAGGCGCTGATCATTGATGGCAGCAACACCCCCGGCTACCTCGCCGATGTGGGGCTGCGTGCGGGGCGCATCGCGGCGATCGGCGACCTCTCGGCAGCGACGGCCGAGCATGAGGTCGACGCCAGCGGCCGCGTGTTGGCGCCGGGTTTTATCGACGTGCACACCCACGATGACACGGTGGTGATCCGCCAACCGCAGATGCTGCCCAAGCTGAGCCAGGGCGTGACCACGGTGATTGTCGGCAATTGCGGCATTAGCGCCTCGCCGGTGAGTTTGCGCAGTGATCCGCCGGACCCGATGAATTTGCTCGGCAGCGCTTCGGCGTTTGTTTATCCGCGTTTCAGCGACTATCGAGCGGCCGTCGAACGCGCCCATCCGGCGGTCAACGTCGCCGCCCTGATCGGCCATACGGCGCTGCGCAGCAACCACATGGACGACCTGCACCGCACGGCCACGCCGGATGAAATCGCTGCCATGCGCGTGCAGCTGCAAGAAAGCCTCGAAGCCGGCGCGCTCGGGTTATCCACAGGGCTGGCGTACGCCAGCGCGTTCAATGCCGAGACCGATGAGGTGCTGCAACTCACTGAAGAACTGACGGCGTTCGGTGCGGTGTACACCACCCATTTGCGCAGTGAATTCGAACCGGTGCTGGAGGCCATGGATGAAGCGTTCCTGATCGGCCGGCATGCCAAGGTGCCGGTGATCATTTCCCACCTTAAATGTGCCGGCGCGGGGAACTGGGGGCGTAGTCCGCAGCTGTTGGCGGCGTTGGAATTGGCGGCGAAAACCCACCCGGTGGGGTGTGATTGTTATCCCTATGCGGCCAGCTCTTCGACCCTGGACCTCAAGCAGGTCACCGATGCGTTTCGTATCACCATTACCTGGTCAACACCGCACCCTGAACTGGGCGGGCGCGACTTGCAGGACATCGCCGCCGAGTGGGACGTTTCGCTGATGGACGCGGCGCGTCGCCTGCAACCGGCGGGGGCGGTGTACTACGGGATGGATGAGGCGGATGTGCGACGTATCCTCGCGCATCCGCTGTCGATGGTGGGCTCGGATGGGTTGCCGGAAGATCCGTTCCCCCACCCGCGCTTGTGGGGCGCGTTTCCACGGGTGTTGGGGCATTTCAGCCGGGATGTGGGCTTGTTCCCGTTGCACACGGCGGTGCACAAGATGACCGGGTTGTCGGCGGCGCGGTTTGGCTTGGCCGAGCGGGGTGAGATTCGCGAGGGGCATTGGGCCGACCTGGTGTTGTTTGATCCCATGCGTGTGCGTGACGTGGCCGACTTCAAGGATCCGCAGCGCGCGGCGGAAGGGATCGACGGGGTGTGGATCAATGGTGTGTTGAGCTACTGCGACGGCCAGGCCAATGGCCAACGGCCGGGTCGGTTCCTGGCGCGTAGCGGGGATTTGCGCAAGGGGTTTTCGTCTCTATAG
- a CDS encoding MurR/RpiR family transcriptional regulator — MDILYQIRARQDSFSAGEGRIAKLMLDDVGFAASASLEELSQRAEVSTATLSRFARSVGCRDLRDLRLQLAQASGVGSRFLDPAGKPEQSAFHRQILCDIEATLRQHLSGFNQAGFVDAVSLLGQARMIHAFGMGGPSSLCSDELQVRLVRLGYPIAACHDPVMMRVTAATLGAAHVLIVCSLTGRTPELLDVVALARNYDARIIAITLADSPLAELADVLLPLQPAETSFIYKPTAARYGMLLAIDLLATELALAMPDDNRERLRRIKLALDDYRGGPDSLPLGD; from the coding sequence ATGGACATCCTCTACCAGATCCGCGCCCGCCAGGATTCCTTCAGCGCTGGCGAAGGCCGTATCGCCAAGCTGATGCTCGATGACGTGGGTTTTGCCGCGTCGGCCAGCCTGGAAGAGTTGTCCCAGCGGGCCGAGGTCAGCACCGCCACGCTGTCGCGGTTTGCCCGCAGTGTTGGCTGCCGCGATTTACGCGACCTGCGCCTGCAACTGGCCCAGGCGAGTGGCGTGGGCAGCCGCTTCCTCGACCCGGCGGGCAAGCCGGAACAGTCGGCGTTTCATCGGCAGATTCTCTGCGATATCGAGGCGACGTTGCGTCAGCACCTGTCCGGCTTCAATCAGGCGGGGTTTGTCGATGCAGTGAGCCTGCTGGGCCAGGCGCGGATGATCCACGCGTTTGGCATGGGCGGCCCGTCGAGCCTGTGCAGCGATGAGTTGCAGGTGCGCCTGGTGCGCCTGGGCTATCCGATAGCGGCCTGCCATGACCCGGTGATGATGCGCGTCACGGCGGCAACCCTGGGCGCGGCGCATGTGTTGATCGTGTGCTCCCTGACCGGCCGCACCCCCGAGTTGCTCGACGTGGTGGCGCTGGCGCGCAACTACGACGCGCGCATCATCGCCATCACCCTGGCCGATTCACCCCTGGCGGAGTTGGCCGACGTGCTGCTGCCGCTGCAACCGGCCGAAACCAGTTTTATCTACAAACCCACGGCGGCGCGCTACGGCATGCTGCTGGCCATCGACCTGCTCGCCACCGAGCTGGCGCTGGCCATGCCGGACGACAACCGGGAACGCCTGCGCCGGATCAAGCTGGCCCTCGACGATTACCGCGGCGGCCCTGACAGCCTGCCGCTTGGAGACTGA
- a CDS encoding gluconate:H+ symporter, which yields MAASLGFGLLAYAAIAIIALIVLIARYRLNPFIVITLVSIGLALVAGMPADTIMGSYEAGVGKTLGHIALVVALGTMLGKMMAESGGAEQVARTLINRFGERNAHWAMVCIAFLVGLPLFFEVGFVLLVPIAFTVARRVGVSILMVGLPMVAGLSVVHALVPPHPAAMMAVLAYNASVGQTVLYAILIGIPTAIIAGPVYAKFIVPRIHLPAENPLERQFIEREPRTRLPSFALTMGTILLPVVLMMIGGWANVLSTPGSGFNQFLLFIGNSVIALLLATLVSFWTLGIAQGFNRESILKFTNECLAPTASITLLVGAGGGLNRILVDAGVTNEILGLAHAFQLSPLVMGWLFAALMRIATGSATVAMTTASGVVAPVAMGLGYPHPELLVLATGAGSVIFSHVNDGGFWLIKEYFNMTVIQTFKTWTVLETLISVVAFGLTYGLSCIL from the coding sequence ATGGCCGCATCACTGGGCTTCGGGCTGTTGGCATACGCTGCCATCGCCATCATTGCTTTGATCGTGCTGATTGCACGTTACCGGCTCAACCCGTTTATCGTCATCACCCTGGTGTCCATCGGCCTGGCGCTGGTGGCCGGGATGCCGGCAGACACCATCATGGGCTCCTACGAAGCGGGCGTCGGCAAGACCCTGGGGCATATCGCCCTGGTCGTCGCGTTGGGCACCATGCTCGGCAAGATGATGGCCGAGTCCGGCGGCGCCGAGCAGGTGGCGCGCACCCTGATCAACCGCTTTGGCGAGCGCAACGCGCACTGGGCGATGGTGTGCATCGCGTTCCTGGTGGGTTTGCCGCTGTTTTTCGAGGTCGGTTTTGTGTTGCTGGTGCCGATTGCCTTTACCGTGGCGCGGCGTGTGGGCGTGTCGATCCTGATGGTCGGCTTGCCCATGGTGGCCGGCTTGTCGGTGGTGCATGCGCTGGTGCCGCCACACCCGGCGGCGATGATGGCGGTGCTGGCGTATAACGCGTCGGTGGGGCAGACCGTGCTGTATGCGATTTTGATCGGCATCCCGACGGCGATCATCGCCGGCCCGGTGTACGCCAAATTCATCGTGCCGCGCATTCACCTGCCGGCGGAAAACCCGCTGGAACGCCAGTTCATCGAGCGTGAACCGCGCACCCGCCTGCCGAGCTTTGCGCTGACCATGGGCACCATCCTGTTGCCGGTGGTGCTGATGATGATCGGCGGTTGGGCCAACGTGCTTTCCACGCCGGGCAGCGGTTTCAACCAGTTCCTGTTGTTTATCGGCAACTCGGTGATCGCGCTGCTGCTGGCGACCTTGGTGAGTTTCTGGACCTTGGGCATCGCCCAGGGCTTCAACCGCGAGTCGATCCTCAAGTTCACCAACGAATGCCTGGCGCCGACCGCCAGCATCACCTTGCTGGTGGGCGCGGGCGGTGGCTTGAACCGGATTCTGGTGGATGCCGGCGTCACCAACGAAATCCTCGGCCTGGCCCACGCCTTCCAGCTGTCGCCGTTGGTGATGGGCTGGCTGTTCGCCGCACTAATGCGTATCGCCACGGGTTCGGCGACGGTGGCCATGACCACCGCCTCCGGCGTGGTCGCGCCAGTGGCCATGGGCCTGGGTTATCCCCACCCGGAACTGTTGGTGCTGGCCACTGGTGCGGGCTCGGTGATCTTTTCCCACGTCAACGACGGCGGCTTCTGGCTGATCAAGGAATACTTCAATATGACGGTGATCCAGACCTTCAAGACCTGGACCGTGCTGGAAACCCTGATTTCAGTGGTGGCGTTCGGTCTTACCTATGGTCTGTCCTGCATTCTGTAA